The following coding sequences are from one Virgibacillus necropolis window:
- a CDS encoding SurA N-terminal domain-containing protein, with product MTLSKKWILSLLLVVFVSLLAACGNQDETAGDKDNNNKSESQEEGAQDKSGKGGQAEMPKPDLKGIPDVVAEVNGEKIPKDEFETVYKGQFQQAAMQSQMTGKKVDQDKLKKQIAEGLVGQKLLIQEVNKRDYQASKEEIDKTLKDLAKQNQIKSTDEFLATLKKQGMDEKEVMSQVETQVKVDKLIASESGDIEPTKEELEKAYEQVKAQQKKMGGEGKVPSFDEVKPALKEQIKGQKKAKVSQKLVKNLRKDADVTVNL from the coding sequence ATGACATTGAGTAAAAAATGGATATTAAGTTTACTTTTAGTTGTTTTCGTATCTTTATTAGCTGCATGCGGCAATCAGGATGAAACAGCTGGAGACAAAGATAATAATAATAAATCCGAATCACAAGAAGAAGGTGCGCAGGATAAAAGTGGCAAAGGTGGACAAGCTGAAATGCCTAAGCCAGACTTAAAAGGTATTCCTGACGTTGTGGCAGAAGTAAATGGAGAAAAAATACCAAAAGATGAATTTGAAACAGTTTACAAAGGACAATTTCAGCAAGCGGCGATGCAATCACAGATGACTGGTAAAAAGGTTGACCAGGATAAACTAAAAAAACAAATTGCAGAAGGCTTAGTTGGCCAGAAACTTCTCATCCAAGAAGTAAATAAGCGTGATTATCAAGCTTCAAAAGAAGAGATTGATAAAACTCTTAAAGATTTAGCAAAACAAAATCAAATTAAATCGACAGACGAGTTCTTGGCAACTTTAAAAAAACAAGGAATGGATGAAAAAGAAGTAATGTCTCAGGTTGAAACGCAAGTAAAAGTAGACAAGCTTATTGCTAGTGAGTCTGGTGATATCGAGCCAACGAAGGAAGAGCTGGAAAAAGCCTACGAGCAGGTGAAAGCCCAGCAAAAGAAAATGGGCGGAGAAGGCAAAGTTCCATCTTTTGATGAGGTAAAACCAGCCCTCAAGGAACAAATTAAAGGTCAAAAAAAAGCGAAAGTATCTCAAAAGCTTGTTAAAAACCTTCGTAAAGATGCAGATGTCACTGTCAACTTATAA
- a CDS encoding VOC family protein, with protein MQFREFGLMLFVEHYEECTTFYRDLLQLEVRNEKETLVAFELPNGYLMVEQGGVGSEQEKSRKQNPTVLRFDVESLSPIVERLEERGVHFSKKGLKFDWGTIAVFNDPDGNRIELGEINSSSGSYT; from the coding sequence ATGCAATTTCGCGAGTTTGGTTTGATGTTATTTGTTGAACATTATGAAGAATGTACTACCTTTTATAGGGATCTCTTACAATTGGAGGTAAGAAATGAAAAAGAAACATTGGTTGCATTTGAACTTCCAAACGGCTATTTAATGGTTGAGCAAGGAGGTGTGGGATCAGAACAAGAAAAATCCAGAAAACAAAATCCTACTGTACTTCGCTTTGACGTTGAATCCCTATCTCCTATTGTTGAAAGGTTAGAAGAACGTGGTGTTCATTTTTCAAAAAAGGGTTTAAAATTTGATTGGGGTACCATTGCAGTTTTTAACGATCCAGATGGTAACCGTATTGAATTAGGGGAAATCAACAGTTCGAGTGGTTCATATACCTAG
- a CDS encoding DinB family protein: MAQLELQLYDYNEWANRQIFNRLKELPKDVYRQEVQSVFSSISHVLAHVYLSDLGWIEVFSGKSMNYSLMLQEQLKEETVSKGIEEMEAMFLKLSERYKLFFIQLEDSDKSLMIENPNGDIMETSVFEQVPHVVNHGTYHRGNITAMLRQMGYTSIPTDYGLYLYLKQSGAFHE; encoded by the coding sequence ATGGCGCAGCTTGAATTACAGTTGTATGACTATAACGAATGGGCAAACAGACAAATTTTCAACCGACTAAAAGAGCTTCCCAAGGATGTTTATCGTCAAGAAGTTCAAAGTGTATTTTCATCGATATCTCATGTTTTAGCCCATGTTTATCTTTCTGATCTTGGGTGGATAGAAGTGTTTTCTGGTAAAAGTATGAATTATTCATTGATGCTACAAGAGCAACTAAAAGAGGAAACAGTGTCAAAGGGAATAGAAGAAATGGAAGCGATGTTTCTTAAACTATCAGAACGATATAAGTTGTTCTTTATCCAATTGGAAGATTCAGATAAGTCCCTCATGATTGAGAACCCGAATGGTGACATCATGGAAACTAGTGTGTTCGAACAAGTGCCCCACGTCGTTAACCATGGAACATATCATCGTGGTAATATCACAGCTATGTTAAGACAGATGGGTTATACTTCTATACCAACAGATTATGGTCTTTACCTATATTTAAAACAATCTGGCGCATTTCATGAATAG
- a CDS encoding GNAT family N-acetyltransferase has protein sequence MSPKQGYKAMIRRVRIEDIEAILDIQREVIKEKNYFIAVSEEFNKTLEEHQEWITKIIEHERETMFVAEMNGRVVGWIGFLSQERQRMHHTGSIAIMLQKDYRNKGIGKLLINEILSWAAQHPVIEKVSLGAFSTNSRAIELYNKLGFVEEGRKVKEFKFCDDEYVDDVLMYKFVK, from the coding sequence ATGTCACCAAAACAAGGCTACAAAGCTATGATTCGGAGGGTTCGAATAGAAGATATTGAAGCAATACTTGATATTCAACGTGAGGTCATTAAAGAAAAGAACTATTTTATAGCGGTATCAGAAGAGTTCAATAAAACTTTGGAAGAACACCAAGAATGGATAACAAAGATCATCGAGCATGAAAGAGAAACGATGTTTGTTGCAGAAATGAATGGGAGAGTAGTAGGGTGGATCGGGTTCTTGTCACAAGAGAGACAAAGGATGCACCACACAGGATCCATCGCCATCATGCTCCAGAAAGACTATCGAAACAAGGGGATCGGCAAGCTTTTGATCAATGAGATCCTCTCATGGGCAGCGCAACATCCGGTGATCGAAAAAGTTTCGTTAGGGGCGTTCTCCACGAATTCAAGAGCCATTGAGCTATATAACAAACTAGGGTTTGTCGAAGAAGGGCGCAAAGTAAAAGAATTTAAGTTTTGTGATGATGAATATGTAGACGACGTCTTAATGTATAAGTTTGTTAAATAG
- a CDS encoding TIGR04104 family putative zinc finger protein, protein MPTCQNCHKKWNWKQTFKKSFTLGGEMTCPYCEEKQYLTARMRKRSTIIPFIITSLIMLGNLFFGPSYVFVFALLGLFPLFFGIYPFFVELSNREESLW, encoded by the coding sequence ATGCCAACTTGTCAGAACTGCCATAAAAAATGGAATTGGAAGCAAACGTTTAAAAAATCTTTTACATTAGGTGGCGAAATGACGTGTCCTTATTGTGAAGAAAAACAATATCTAACTGCTCGTATGAGAAAAAGAAGTACTATAATTCCTTTTATAATAACCTCTTTAATAATGCTGGGTAATCTTTTCTTTGGACCTTCCTATGTTTTTGTGTTTGCCCTTTTAGGCTTATTTCCATTGTTTTTTGGGATTTATCCTTTTTTTGTTGAATTATCAAATAGAGAAGAATCCCTTTGGTGA
- a CDS encoding DinB family protein: MLKLFQYNWQVRDDWFTWCEDVPEEDLLKIRVGGVGSVLYTLFHIVDVEYSWICGLQGKPEPEEPPFETYDSLSKVRDLASQYHKEVESFLTSWTNEMEYRKLTETDSNGETVSFRHGEIMRHVIAHEIHHIGQLSVWSREIGRKPVTANLIDRGLYE; the protein is encoded by the coding sequence ATGTTGAAACTGTTTCAATATAACTGGCAAGTTCGCGATGATTGGTTTACATGGTGTGAAGATGTTCCGGAAGAAGATTTATTAAAAATACGGGTAGGAGGAGTTGGGAGTGTTCTGTACACCCTTTTTCACATCGTGGATGTTGAATACAGTTGGATTTGCGGCTTACAAGGTAAACCCGAACCTGAAGAACCACCTTTTGAAACCTACGATAGCTTATCCAAAGTCCGGGATCTTGCAAGCCAATATCACAAGGAAGTAGAGTCTTTTTTGACATCGTGGACAAACGAAATGGAATACCGGAAGCTTACGGAAACTGATTCCAATGGTGAAACGGTTAGCTTCAGACACGGAGAAATAATGCGCCATGTCATCGCCCACGAAATCCACCACATCGGTCAATTATCTGTGTGGTCACGTGAAATAGGGAGGAAGCCTGTTACGGCGAATCTCATTGACAGAGGATTATATGAGTAA
- the spoIIP gene encoding stage II sporulation protein P has protein sequence MKKRHGILLVFFSMIIIILFISFVSSPHSKSNFFYSAFINELTGSSQTSDALLLMMSTEIPQLKENLKESDIEPPNLSDLFFEITSGVTPNDFTSLLGLELPGFNSYSNEMNIARAGTDMPIESPPPDFEKLLKEEKKDNPDKDQSKPEKENTENQTKANVFIYHSHAWEAFFPLLKENSSEASSTNQKKNVVLVGSMLTEQLEKRGISTSHDTTNVTEELHEKGWNYYDSYRFSRLTIEEVTSINKTLKYFIDIHRDALRKDSTTTTINGKDYAKLYFIVGVEHENYIKNLEFVEELNKKIEESYPGLSKGIYKKDRSEGNGVYNQDISERSILIEIGGVDNNREELSNTSKVLAEIISEYIKSIGKV, from the coding sequence ATGAAAAAAAGACATGGTATCCTATTGGTTTTTTTTAGTATGATAATCATAATTTTATTTATTTCCTTTGTTTCTTCACCACATAGTAAAAGTAATTTTTTTTACTCGGCCTTTATTAATGAATTAACAGGATCAAGCCAAACCTCAGATGCCTTACTTCTAATGATGAGTACCGAAATCCCTCAACTAAAAGAAAACTTAAAAGAAAGTGATATAGAACCACCAAATTTGTCAGATTTGTTTTTTGAAATTACCTCTGGGGTTACACCAAATGATTTTACTAGTTTACTCGGGTTAGAATTACCCGGTTTTAATTCTTACTCCAATGAAATGAATATTGCTAGAGCAGGAACTGATATGCCAATAGAGTCTCCTCCTCCGGACTTTGAAAAGTTGCTTAAGGAAGAAAAAAAAGATAATCCTGATAAAGATCAATCAAAACCGGAAAAAGAAAATACCGAAAACCAAACTAAAGCAAATGTATTTATATACCATAGTCATGCATGGGAAGCTTTTTTCCCCTTATTGAAAGAAAATTCCAGTGAAGCATCGAGCACCAATCAAAAAAAGAATGTAGTTCTTGTTGGTTCTATGCTAACCGAACAACTTGAAAAACGAGGCATAAGCACGTCTCATGATACAACAAACGTTACCGAAGAGCTACATGAAAAAGGATGGAATTACTATGATTCATATAGGTTTTCTCGCCTAACTATAGAGGAGGTAACTTCTATCAATAAAACACTAAAATATTTTATTGATATTCATCGTGATGCCCTAAGGAAAGATAGTACTACAACTACTATTAATGGCAAAGATTATGCTAAGTTATATTTTATTGTGGGTGTAGAACATGAAAATTACATAAAGAATCTAGAATTTGTTGAGGAATTAAATAAAAAAATTGAAGAAAGTTATCCCGGACTTAGTAAGGGTATTTATAAAAAGGATAGGTCGGAAGGTAATGGTGTATATAACCAGGATATTTCAGAAAGATCAATATTAATAGAAATTGGTGGTGTTGATAATAATCGAGAGGAGTTAAGTAATACCTCTAAAGTATTGGCAGAAATCATTAGTGAATATATAAAAAGTATTGGAAAGGTATAA
- a CDS encoding thiol-disulfide oxidoreductase DCC family protein → MKYIVFYDGECPLCSSVKIAVEKLDWFQRIQWVPVQVVERSDKFSFLKNRNIYDKIQMLSSNGRLYEGFYTVRKLLTVLPLSFPFSWLFYLPYIDRILTPLYMWISKNRYDWFGRKPLETKS, encoded by the coding sequence ATGAAATATATAGTTTTTTATGATGGCGAATGCCCTTTATGTTCAAGTGTGAAGATAGCCGTTGAAAAATTGGACTGGTTTCAACGAATTCAATGGGTACCGGTTCAAGTAGTTGAGAGGAGCGATAAATTCTCTTTTTTAAAGAATCGGAATATATACGATAAGATTCAAATGCTTTCATCCAACGGCCGTTTGTATGAAGGCTTCTATACTGTAAGGAAATTATTAACTGTATTGCCGTTAAGCTTTCCATTCAGCTGGTTATTTTATTTACCGTATATCGATAGAATCTTAACTCCACTGTATATGTGGATTTCCAAAAATCGTTACGATTGGTTCGGACGTAAACCATTAGAAACTAAGTCTTAA
- a CDS encoding L-rhamnose mutarotase encodes MGNSLLMRTEASSALNFLVYIQNIFLNQNRSEEEYRFPYIPSKYIVKEEFELRFKELWDEVIQRISEHPKNDMKIFYEEKDLFHQRLFLEGNDSLKEYSKIHQTFKVWWNSFAGRFSVERAIDEKSKKLYRELANYLTQREIAPQKELNVGLVYDEFPLGNLEVSSYFAVVSIRVSFE; translated from the coding sequence ATGGGAAATTCATTGTTAATGAGAACAGAGGCATCCTCTGCTTTGAACTTTTTGGTTTATATCCAAAATATATTTCTTAATCAAAATAGGAGTGAAGAAGAATACAGATTTCCTTATATCCCATCAAAGTACATAGTGAAGGAAGAATTTGAATTACGGTTTAAAGAATTATGGGATGAAGTTATACAAAGAATATCTGAACACCCTAAGAATGATATGAAAATTTTCTATGAAGAAAAAGATTTGTTTCACCAACGATTGTTCTTGGAAGGTAACGACAGCTTAAAGGAATATAGTAAAATCCATCAAACATTTAAGGTGTGGTGGAACAGCTTTGCGGGGCGATTCTCAGTAGAAAGAGCTATCGATGAGAAAAGTAAAAAATTATATAGAGAATTGGCAAACTATCTTACACAAAGGGAAATTGCACCTCAAAAAGAATTAAATGTAGGTTTAGTTTATGATGAATTTCCATTAGGAAATTTAGAGGTATCTTCTTATTTTGCTGTTGTATCCATAAGAGTTTCTTTTGAGTGA
- a CDS encoding recombinase family protein, with protein sequence MESRRLGYIRVSSKDQNEERQVAAMREKGITERDIFMDKVSGKDFQRENYQLLKRIIRPGDILYIHSLDRFGRNKNEIVNEWNDLTKNIQADIVVLDMSLLDTTQYKDSMGTFIADLVLQILSWMAQEERDRIRKRQREGIDTALQQGKPFGRPKFPVTESFREAHQEWKEGKITATQAMKQAEVKKTTFYKLVKQMDDNLA encoded by the coding sequence ATGGAAAGTAGACGACTCGGATATATACGAGTGAGTAGCAAAGATCAAAACGAAGAACGACAAGTAGCTGCGATGAGAGAAAAAGGAATAACCGAACGTGATATTTTTATGGATAAGGTCAGTGGTAAAGATTTTCAACGTGAAAACTATCAACTACTCAAACGCATTATTCGTCCAGGAGATATTTTATATATTCATTCGCTTGACCGTTTTGGACGAAACAAGAATGAAATTGTGAACGAGTGGAACGACTTGACCAAAAATATTCAAGCAGATATTGTGGTATTAGATATGTCACTGCTAGATACAACACAATATAAAGACAGCATGGGTACGTTTATTGCTGACCTCGTTCTGCAAATCTTATCTTGGATGGCTCAGGAAGAACGAGATCGTATTCGTAAACGACAACGAGAGGGTATTGATACAGCGTTACAACAAGGAAAGCCTTTTGGCAGACCCAAGTTTCCAGTAACAGAAAGTTTTCGAGAAGCTCATCAGGAATGGAAAGAAGGAAAAATAACAGCGACACAGGCTATGAAACAGGCAGAGGTCAAGAAAACGACCTTTTATAAACTCGTGAAACAAATGGACGATAACCTAGCATAA
- a CDS encoding copper resistance CopC family protein, translating to MFFISFILVDTTDAHSVLEKATPEDGAQLKEAIKSIELSFNTKIENGSTLYLVNANDEKIEPASITSTDNILEATFSRNLSPGSYQVNWKVLGADGHIIENQYSFTIKDQEESVSSKSEKKQQNATTAEPKKETVTSQDGSDTDNQNAKGKTNRDSESSFVFGIISLLIIAGIILLAWMWFSRSKNKG from the coding sequence TTGTTTTTCATCAGTTTTATTCTAGTTGATACGACCGATGCACATTCTGTTTTAGAAAAAGCAACACCTGAAGATGGTGCCCAGCTGAAGGAGGCAATTAAAAGCATAGAATTATCTTTTAATACCAAGATAGAAAATGGAAGTACACTCTATTTAGTAAACGCGAATGATGAAAAAATTGAACCAGCTTCAATTACTAGTACTGACAATATTTTAGAAGCAACCTTCAGCCGAAATTTAAGTCCGGGTTCTTACCAAGTGAACTGGAAAGTTCTTGGCGCGGATGGTCACATTATAGAAAATCAGTATTCGTTTACAATTAAGGATCAAGAGGAAAGTGTCTCGTCTAAGAGTGAAAAAAAGCAACAAAATGCTACAACTGCTGAACCTAAAAAAGAAACGGTTACATCACAAGACGGTAGTGATACAGATAATCAAAATGCTAAAGGGAAAACAAACAGGGACAGTGAATCATCTTTCGTATTTGGAATTATTTCATTGTTAATTATTGCAGGAATCATACTACTGGCTTGGATGTGGTTTAGTAGAAGTAAAAATAAAGGATGA
- a CDS encoding copper resistance D family protein, translated as MTLFVSFTEFILYICFSILIGSLILLLVPESKRPPLYIPKKILYLAAGLIPLTALLPVVSTAKILSGDYGFWFIFKNVLFTFEIGKSWLFIAIISAILICVLIAKDLITNKRLTGLALILTILMLLGYTNSSHASTISEWQGFLFHTLHFLAVTVWIGLLLIVSWFSKNKKNWFTFLKWFTPVAVVCLILTFIAGYFTMSIDINSYDDPNATILQEYKNSLIVNYGQALVIKHILIISLVLFATMNGILFRKRNPQDSFNPLKWARLESVYALIVFGLTAFMGQSWPPHQIYSLIKTEGASPLFNALYDGKIISAIQNADSTDAFKVTMSFGFESYLLFILSLLFMIITIFAATKRQSIFASSFSSLLMVLAAYFGIMISIQ; from the coding sequence TTGACATTATTCGTTTCGTTTACTGAGTTTATTTTATATATTTGTTTTTCTATACTTATTGGGTCATTAATTCTGCTTTTGGTTCCAGAAAGCAAAAGACCCCCTTTGTACATACCAAAGAAGATCCTTTATTTAGCAGCAGGACTAATTCCCCTGACTGCTCTTCTCCCTGTTGTTAGTACCGCTAAAATACTATCAGGTGATTATGGATTTTGGTTCATCTTTAAAAACGTTTTATTTACTTTTGAAATTGGGAAATCTTGGCTATTTATCGCCATAATTTCAGCTATCCTTATTTGTGTATTAATTGCTAAAGACCTTATAACAAACAAACGCTTAACAGGTCTAGCTCTTATACTTACCATACTAATGCTCTTGGGTTATACAAATTCAAGCCACGCATCAACAATTTCGGAATGGCAAGGATTTCTATTCCATACACTTCATTTCCTAGCTGTAACCGTTTGGATTGGTCTCCTTCTTATTGTTAGTTGGTTTTCCAAAAACAAAAAGAATTGGTTTACCTTTTTAAAGTGGTTTACCCCAGTGGCTGTGGTATGTCTTATCCTTACTTTTATTGCAGGATATTTCACAATGAGTATTGATATTAACTCGTATGATGATCCTAATGCTACTATACTTCAGGAATATAAAAATAGCCTTATCGTTAACTATGGACAGGCATTAGTCATTAAACACATATTAATTATTTCACTCGTTTTATTTGCAACAATGAATGGAATTCTATTTAGAAAAAGGAATCCTCAAGACTCATTTAATCCGTTGAAATGGGCAAGGTTAGAAAGCGTTTATGCTTTAATTGTGTTTGGATTGACAGCATTTATGGGACAGTCGTGGCCACCACACCAAATCTATAGTTTAATAAAAACGGAAGGGGCTTCCCCCCTTTTTAATGCTCTATATGACGGAAAGATCATAAGTGCTATTCAAAATGCTGATAGTACTGATGCCTTTAAAGTTACGATGTCCTTTGGTTTTGAAAGTTATTTATTGTTCATATTAAGTTTATTATTTATGATAATAACTATTTTTGCAGCCACCAAAAGACAATCCATTTTTGCATCTTCTTTCTCTTCACTGTTAATGGTACTAGCCGCATACTTTGGAATAATGATAAGCATTCAGTAG
- a CDS encoding disulfide oxidoreductase yields the protein MNKIKIKQFSLYFAWLVSIVATLGSLYFSEIRGFIPCELCWYQRIVMYPLSLILGIATFKNDWSVKKYVLPIAIIGWPISLFHYLEQKIPGFAEIKPCANGAPCSAEYINWLSFITIPFLAFIAFSLIIIFMLLIKSETKSK from the coding sequence ATGAATAAAATAAAAATTAAGCAGTTTTCATTATATTTTGCTTGGTTGGTTTCCATTGTTGCGACACTTGGAAGTCTCTATTTTAGTGAAATACGAGGTTTTATTCCATGTGAACTTTGTTGGTATCAACGGATTGTGATGTATCCCTTATCTTTGATACTCGGAATAGCAACATTTAAAAATGATTGGTCTGTTAAAAAATATGTACTACCAATTGCGATTATCGGTTGGCCTATTTCACTTTTTCACTATTTGGAGCAAAAAATACCGGGTTTTGCAGAAATAAAACCATGTGCAAACGGCGCTCCATGTAGTGCTGAGTATATTAATTGGCTTAGCTTTATAACAATTCCATTTTTAGCATTCATTGCATTTAGCCTAATAATCATATTCATGCTCCTGATAAAATCAGAAACGAAAAGTAAATAA
- a CDS encoding DsbA family protein — translation MKSENSPFKTVVIITLVIVALIIAFVVINNNSSESNVETTSDKQPSIVGQPTLGDSDAPVTVVEFGDFKCPACKVWGTDIFPQLIRDYVETGKVKFSFINVLFHGEESKLGSLAAESVYQQNPDAYWDFHKALFKAQPSENHDSEWITIEKILEVASSVPNIDADKLKMAIENNSEMNEVNKDTKLVTDFEIQLTPTIMVNGTMIEDPYDYEAIKQAIEKALEEN, via the coding sequence ATGAAAAGTGAAAATTCGCCATTTAAAACCGTTGTGATTATCACATTAGTTATTGTTGCATTAATAATTGCTTTCGTGGTTATAAACAACAATAGTTCTGAATCCAACGTAGAAACAACATCTGACAAACAACCATCCATTGTTGGACAACCCACATTAGGCGATTCCGATGCGCCTGTAACTGTTGTAGAATTTGGAGATTTTAAGTGTCCTGCCTGTAAAGTTTGGGGAACAGATATCTTTCCACAATTAATACGTGATTATGTTGAGACAGGGAAGGTTAAGTTCTCCTTTATAAATGTCTTATTTCACGGCGAAGAATCAAAGTTAGGTTCACTAGCAGCTGAATCAGTTTATCAACAAAACCCGGATGCTTATTGGGACTTTCACAAAGCACTTTTTAAGGCCCAACCAAGCGAGAACCATGATAGTGAATGGATCACAATAGAAAAGATTCTAGAAGTAGCTAGTAGTGTCCCAAACATTGATGCAGATAAATTAAAAATGGCTATTGAAAACAATTCCGAAATGAACGAAGTAAACAAGGATACAAAATTGGTAACAGATTTTGAAATACAACTAACACCAACGATTATGGTTAACGGAACCATGATTGAAGACCCATATGATTATGAAGCAATTAAACAAGCTATAGAGAAAGCATTAGAGGAAAATTAA
- a CDS encoding ArsR/SmtB family transcription factor produces MLKADIDTKMKFLHGFSHKTRIQILECIKEKERTVSQIVDDLEGNQSNISQHLACLKGCGLIVGRQDGKYVYYRVRNQLVRDLLTTFDVVLEDVQNDVNCCENHIG; encoded by the coding sequence ATGTTAAAGGCAGATATTGACACGAAGATGAAATTCTTGCATGGATTTTCACATAAAACACGTATTCAAATACTCGAATGTATAAAAGAAAAGGAAAGGACAGTTTCTCAAATTGTTGACGACCTAGAAGGGAATCAGTCAAATATTTCACAGCATTTGGCATGTTTAAAGGGGTGTGGACTTATTGTTGGAAGACAAGACGGAAAATATGTATATTACCGTGTTCGCAATCAACTAGTACGTGATTTATTAACCACGTTTGATGTCGTGCTTGAAGACGTTCAAAACGATGTTAATTGTTGTGAAAATCATATAGGTTAA